In a genomic window of Passer domesticus isolate bPasDom1 chromosome 3, bPasDom1.hap1, whole genome shotgun sequence:
- the SAYSD1 gene encoding SAYSvFN domain-containing protein 1 → MAAAVERRLAEFRAARGRAAAAPRPAEPPGKAAAPEAAERSRAEAEVPGRSAQGRPAAAAAPVWARPLLLKVLLWAVLLALFVELELGLPYFVLSLLYWMYAGTRGPAERRPGELSAYSVFNPGCAAIAGTLTAEQLERELHYRPAAGR, encoded by the exons ATGGCGGCAGCCGTGGAGCGGCGCCTCGCTGAGTTCCGCGCCGCCCGCGGCAGAGCTGCCGCTGCTCCGCGTCCAGCCGAGCCGCCGGGAAAGGCCGCGGCTCCGGAGGCCGCCGAGAGATCGCGGGCAGAGGCGGAGGTCCCGGGCCGCAGCGCTCAG GGCCGGCCcgccgcggcggcggctccggtgTGGGCGCGCCCGCTGCTGCtgaaggtgctgctgtgggccGTGCTGCTGGCGCTGTTCGTGGAGCTGGAGCTCGGGCTGCCCTATTTCGTCCTCTCCCTGCTCTACTGGATGTACGCCGGCAcccgcggccccgccgagcGGCGGCCCGGCGAGCTCAGCGCCTACTCCGTCTTCAACCCCGGCTGCGCCGCCATCGCCGGGACGCTGACGGCCGAGCAGCTGGAGCGGGAGCTGCACTACCGGCCCGCCGCGGGCAGGTAG